Proteins encoded in a region of the Inquilinus sp. KBS0705 genome:
- a CDS encoding DUF2851 family protein, with translation MLFTEDFLHYVWKFRLFDRLNLQTTQGEELEVFSAGLHNTHAGPDFHNARIRIGNTVWAGNAELHLSSSDWQRHGHTTDNAYDNVILHVVYRDDVPLLRPDGKRVPTLELKDRIAADLYGRYHNLIFGNQTIIPCEAGIARVDGLTMQNWLTRILVERLEKRSQTVIAALTQNKGDWEETFYQFLAANFGFKVNALPFELLAKSLPQQILAKNKNNPMQIEALLFGQAGFLKDTHTDEYPVALKKEYDYLRKKYSLTPIENHLWKFLRMRPQNFPTIRLAQFAGLVVQSNHLFSKILDIKEVKTLRELFNNTPINPYWETHYRFDKPSKPMGKSLGQASVDTLLLNTVVLFLFSYGKHLGLQHFVSRALKLLENIPAEQNNITIDFANLGVKINTAFESQALLELKNNYCDYKKCLACGVGNKILKPA, from the coding sequence ATGCTTTTCACCGAAGATTTTTTGCACTATGTATGGAAGTTTCGCCTGTTTGACAGGCTGAACCTGCAAACTACCCAGGGCGAGGAATTGGAAGTGTTTTCGGCAGGCTTACACAACACCCATGCCGGTCCCGATTTTCATAACGCGCGCATCCGTATAGGCAATACCGTTTGGGCAGGTAATGCCGAGCTGCACCTGTCATCGTCGGATTGGCAGCGCCACGGGCATACTACCGATAACGCTTATGACAATGTGATACTGCATGTGGTTTACCGCGATGATGTACCCCTGCTGCGCCCTGATGGCAAACGCGTGCCCACACTCGAGTTAAAAGACCGTATAGCAGCCGATCTGTATGGGCGTTACCACAACTTAATTTTTGGCAATCAAACCATTATCCCTTGCGAGGCAGGTATTGCCAGGGTAGATGGGCTGACCATGCAAAACTGGCTTACCCGTATTTTGGTTGAGCGCCTGGAGAAGCGGTCGCAAACAGTAATTGCCGCTTTAACGCAAAATAAAGGCGATTGGGAAGAAACCTTTTACCAGTTTTTGGCGGCCAACTTTGGCTTTAAAGTAAACGCGCTGCCTTTTGAATTGCTGGCAAAATCGTTACCGCAGCAAATATTGGCAAAAAACAAAAATAACCCCATGCAAATTGAGGCGCTGCTATTTGGGCAGGCAGGTTTTTTAAAAGACACCCACACCGACGAATATCCTGTTGCCCTAAAAAAGGAGTACGATTATTTAAGAAAGAAATACAGTTTAACCCCGATAGAAAACCATTTGTGGAAATTCCTGCGGATGCGGCCTCAAAACTTTCCTACCATCAGGCTGGCGCAGTTTGCGGGGCTGGTGGTACAGAGTAATCACTTATTTTCGAAGATACTGGACATAAAGGAGGTGAAGACACTGCGCGAGCTTTTTAACAATACCCCTATTAACCCTTACTGGGAAACCCATTACCGCTTTGATAAACCATCTAAGCCAATGGGCAAAAGTTTGGGACAGGCATCGGTAGACACCTTGTTACTTAATACTGTGGTATTATTTTTGTTTAGCTATGGTAAGCACCTGGGCCTGCAGCATTTTGTAAGCAGGGCTTTAAAGCTGTTGGAAAATATTCCCGCCGAGCAAAATAATATTACAATTGATTTTGCTAACTTAGGTGTGAAAATTAATACGGCTTTTGAGTCGCAGGCGCTGCTGGAGTTGAAAAATAATTATTGCGATTATAAGAAATGCCTTGCTTGCGGCGTTGGTAATAAAATATTAAAACCTGCCTGA